From Lewinellaceae bacterium:
AGGTGCCATCTAACTTTGTTGGTTTGGTTACTTGCAAAGTTAGGCACTTGCCACTTCTTTTTTTGCCCTAATACCCGGGGGCACAATTTAGCATCGCGCCCCGTAACAGGTGATAAATTTTAGTAAAATGTTGATTTGAAAATAAATACACATTTATATTAATCTACATTACGTAAACCAGCGGAGTTAGGGTTTAAACATATTCTTCAGAACGTCGGCCTTTTCATTTGCACAACCCGAACTTCAGCTTTTCCTTTGCCACCAATTAAGAACCCCAAAACAGCTTCATCAGAACCCGCCGTTACTCGACCTTGCCTGCAAGTAAATAGATGAGATCATTTCATCTCCCAGAAAAGCACATGGCAAAAACTTGTATGTTTTACAAAAATATCTTACCTTTAAGAAGCCTAACCCCAATAGCAAATTCCTTCTGAAAGCAACTCATTTCCTGCGGCAAGAGCTGCACTCTTTACAAGATTCCTCGTCACACTGAGTTACAGCCTCTTTTGGAGAGCGGTTGTAGTGTACTGCCTGCGTCTTCATTGCACTTCACATAATCTCAAAGTAAAGATCGTCCTGAGGATTTGCTTCCTCTACCGGCAACAGCATATAATCCGAAGAAAGAACCATTAACACAAAACCCATTCGTCATGAAACCAATTTACGCCGTGCCCTGTCTGGCATTTTTTTGTCTCCTGGGAATAAGAAGTACCGGACAACAAGTCATTTCAAGCGATTCTATGGCACTCGCAAGAATGTTTCAAGCCCTCAACCCGGAGGGTCAGAACGCCCTCAATTGGGACTTAGACGCACCTGTTTTCACCTGGGAAGGAGTTACCCTACTGGATAATGACGGCGTTGAGTTTGTGAGTGAGCTTGACCTGACAAATAAGTCCATCGACGGCGCCCTTCCGGATGCCATCCTAGGTCTTTCATCGTTAGAGACGCTGAAATGCGGGAATAATAAATTGACGAGCTTGCCGGACGGCCTTGCCGACTCGCTCTTCCTCTCGCAACTGGAGTGCCAGTCTAACAACCTCAGAGCGTTACCATCTTTGCCATCCACTCTCCAGGTATTGAACGCCGGAGAGAACCAGCTCAGGAGGCTTCCCAGCCTACCCACCAGCATTCGGCAATTGCTGGTGGGCCGTAACCGCTTAAGATCAATACCAGATTTATCAGGTACCGTGGTAGACTCCATTAACTGTGAGAACAATGAACTGGTCTTTGAAAGCCTTCCTGGCTTATTTTTCAATTTAAATGACGGAGGGGAAGTAGAATACGCCAACCAAAAAGACTTTGGAACCCATGACCACCACTTGTATCCGGACATGAATGATACGCTGAGACTCTACCCCGACGATACGGTGCCTCTTGACTCTAATGAATACCTCTGGACAAAAAGCGGAGACACTGTAGGATGGGAAAGAGAATTTATTCTGGACAATGTCTCCTTTGCAGATAGCGGTCTGTATAATTTTCAGGTGAAGAACCCCAATTACCCCGACCTGACGCTGAGCGGCGCCATCCGGGTGATCGTAACTGACAGCATTTTATTTGACGTGAATACGTTCATCGTAAAATATCCGCTCGATGTGACGCACGAGGAAGTAGACGAGCAGCAAGATACTCTGGAAGCAGCAGGCTGGAACTTAATCCGGGAATGCTGGTGTGGCGGCAATTCGGCGCCCCGGCTCCAAATGTACGGAGGGGACGATAAGACGCTGCTTGACCTAAACACCATACGGGCTGTCCGGAAAAGCCGGATTTCCACCGACACTACCGAATTAAATTACTTCCTCATTCACAACCCTATGGTAGACCCCTCGCCAACTATCGGCTGCGATACGGAAAGCATGCCGCCCATGGGTTGGCAATACGATGTGAGGGTAGCCCTGATCGACTCGGGTAGTGACCCTATGCACCAGGACCTAAGAGATTGGTTCTGGCAAAATCCGACCCCGAACAATGACGGGAACTGCTTTTCCGGTGATGTTATCGGCTGGGACTTCCCCAATAATACCCCTGATATTGTAGATGAGGACAATCACGGCACCCACGGTATGGGCATCATTCGGTCGAATTATCCCTCCGATATACTGCTTCAGGTGATGAACCTCAAAGTATTTGCTAACGGACAGGGCCTGCTCTTTGACCTAATCTGCGCCCTTCACTACGCCGTTGACCAGGAAGCGGAGGTTGTCAATGTCAGCCTTGGATATTATGCCTCCGAGCCTTCCTCCCTTTTATACGAAGCACTTCGGAGAGCACAGGATAATGGCGTCATCGTGGCTGTCTCTGCCGGCAACGAAGGCGCCAATGTCGACAGCCTCTTGCAAAACTTGAACCGGTGGCCGGGAAATTTCAAAAGATTTAGCGTTGTAGACAGTACCACCCTCCCTTTAGATAATATTATCGTTGTTGGAGCGCTGACTGCCAGGCAGGATAGCATAGCCCCATTTTCTAATTACGGCCAGGCCGTTGATGTTGCAGCGCCGGGCACCGGCATTCGGAGCACCCTGCCGGGAGACGAGTACGGCTATCTCAGCGGTACTTCTATGTCCACTACCTTTATGACGCGACTGTTGTCTATCGCCAGAGCCTATTTACCGGATGCCTCGTACTCGGAAATTATAGGCTGCATCCAACAGAATACCAGCCCCATCGCCTTCGGTGACCGCCTTGCCTGGGGCGGCAAGATCAATGAGGCCAAAACCCTCGAATGCCTGGGGGTTATCCCCGATGACCCCGTGTCGTCGACGGATCGGCCCGAACCCATCCGCATCTACCCGAACCCTTTCCAGGATGTAGTCTATATTCGGCTCGGAGATGGGAATACACTTTACGAAAATGTCACTTTCACTGTGACTAAAATGAACGGAGGAGTTGTGTATTCAGAGACCTGTGGTGCCAGTGAGCTGCAGTGGGACGGGCGGGACAGGAATGGTAACCTGGCACCCAGAGGCATCTATTTTCTGAAAATAAAGGCCGGTAACACGCGGCCTTATATTGTTCCTGTCTTGAGGTTGTAGACAGGAATGCATAACCATAAATAAGGAGAAAGAAGAGCTTCTTCGAACCATACAGAAAAAGCTCCTCTTTCACTATCTTTATAAAGCTATAAATCCCCCCAATATGGAATTCCGTTATTCCTCACTTTCTCTATTACTCGTGGCGCCTTTTTTCTTTTCCGAAGCCTTCTGCCAGGCTCCTTCTTCGGTGGAAGCATATTTGATTGAAATACAAGACCGGCACCCGGGTAATATTGCCATTTGGGTAGATTCATTAATCGCTCGGGCTGATGACGCCAATTCGAGCCTCCGTGACGCCATCGGATATTATAAAAAGAATATCTTTTACCGAAATATCCTTCTGGAACGGGGACAAACTGATGAGGCCAATCTCACTGGAATCGTCAGGTCTTACAATAATGCGAGCTACAATTTGCAAAAACTTAGAAAATATGATGCAGCGGAGGCGTACATGGACACTTGCCTCGCCTACCTCAATTCGTTTAAATCGCACTATGGCTATTATCACCCCTCAAGGCAGGGGAGGGCATACCATGTTCAGGGGCAGATCTATAACGAAACCAAAGGGCTCGAGGATGCGGAATGGTGCTATAAACAAGCCCAAAAATACTACAATGAAGAGCCAACTTGGGACGTCAAGCGGAAAATGGTGGAGCGAGCCAAAGTACTTAATGACCTTTCTGGACTGTACCTTACCTGGATGCAGGCCGGGGCTGCAGTAAAACTCGCACGAGAAGCCGAAAATGCATACAAGGAAGCCTATAGTGTTTATGAGAAGCAGTGGAATAACCACCCGGATAAAAGGGACGATATCGAATATGATCTTGTATATAATATCGTTTATGGCATGGGGGATGTCTACAATAATTTAGCCCTGGCTCATGAAATGCAGAACTCTATTGATCGAAGCCTACATTTATTCGGTAAACTCAAGTCTATACTAGGTATCTACAGTGAGGTATTCCCCGGGGATACTGCTTTCAATCCCGGGGCTTTTGACCGAACAAAGGCCAACTGGGAATCCATAATTGACTATGGCACTACCCAAATTGGTATAGGACAGCTCCCCTTCACTATATCAGAAGAAGCCCTGGGCTTTGCCGATTTATACAATAATTTGTCTATCGTCTACCGCAAAAAGAAAGACTTCCGGGCTGCTCACCGGCATTCCGACAGGGCGCTAAGCATCTCTCGCAATTTGGCAAAAGCGGCCCCAGACTATGTCGCTGAGCAAGCGTCCTATCTTCACAACAAGGGCGAGATTTTCTTTGATGAAAGGAAGTACGAAACGGCACTACAGTATCAGGACTCGGCCCTGAATGCCCTTCAGGTAGGCCTGCGCGGCGGCAGTAGCCTGATCCTGAACAACCGGTATTACCTGGAAGCACTGGCTGGCAAAGCAGCCGCCCTGGCCAGCCTGGGAAATAGAGAAGAAGCTATATCGGTATACGCCAATGCAGTCGATCATATAAATGTGATGCGTCGAAGGCAGCAGGACCGGAAGTCAATGATCGCTATGAGCGCTATAACCCGGCGGATCTTCGAGCAGGCCATAATGGTTGCTGATGAGGCCGAAGAAGCATTTTCTTACAGCGAAATGGGTAAAGCCTACTCGATGTTAAATGCTGTACGCCACAACAATACCCTCCGAAATATTTCGCCCGAGTTACTGGAACGGGAAAAATCGCTAAAGTATCAGATTGCTCAAAATAAACAAGAATTCCTTGATGGAGGAGGCCCGGCTGTTCTGCATCAGATTGATTCTTTGGAAAAGGAATGGAAACAGGTGAGCAGACAGCTTAGCGAAAATGAGGACTACCGGAAATTACTCACTACCCCTACTATCTTATCTGCGGAAGAAGTAAGCACCAGGTTGTTACAAGACGAGCAATATCTGATCGAGTACTTTGTAGGCGAGCAGGCCACAACTATTTTCGTATTGCAAAAAGGCAAGCCCCTTGTAATGAAAACGGCTCACCTTTCCCGGGATACCATCCGCCAGCTGGCGAATGCGCTCTATGAAGGAATTCAACAGGGGGGGCTGGAAAAGAGGAGCCATGTCGATACCCTGGCATACCTGAAGATGGATTTACAGTACCAAAAAGCGGCACGATTACTCTATGATTCTCTGTATGCATCTCTGGTTCCTTCGACATCTCCTGAAAATGTCCTCATCATTCCCGACGATGCACTGCACATCGTTCCTTTTGAAGCCTTGTTGACAGAGCAGCCCGACTCCACTGGCGACTATCTCAACTACGGCTTTGTCGCCAACCGGCACGAGATTAATTATTGTTACTCGGCTTCCCTGCTGGATGAAATGAGTAGAAACGCGGTTTTCGGCGAAAAGCTCATTGCCTTTGCACCATCCTTTCATTCGGGCGGGAGCAGGTTCGCCACCACAAGGGGAGCCAAAGCGGCTCTGGCTCCTTTGCAAAACTTGCGGTACAATGAGCAGGAAGTGGCTACGATCTCTGGCTCGCTTAAAGGAAAGTGCGATACGGTCCTGAACGCCAATGCCACCAAAGCATCTTTTTTAGCGGCCGCAAGACAGCAGCAGTACCGGTTCGCCCACCTCTCTACGCACAGTTACTCCAGCGATGACAATCCCGACGAATCCTTCGTGGCTTTTGCTCAGGCCGATACCACTATAGACGAGCGCCAGTTGCTCTATCTCAGAGAACTCTATACAGCGGAGCTACCCTTTGAGACCATTATGCTGAACTCCTGTGCCACCAATGTAGGAAGGCTCTACATCGGCGAAGGCTTGATGAGCCTCGCCCGGGGGTTTGTCTTTGCAGGCGTTAGAAACATCATCGCCACACGCTGGGCTATTCCGGATAACCAGGCAACTAAAGATATAGCTGTGAACTTTTACCGCAACATGCAAAAGGAGCATATTTCGCAGCCTAAGGCTTTGTACCTTGCTCAAAAACACGTCCGGGAGGATCCAAATTTTGCCCACCCCTGCAACTGGGCCGGTTTCCTGTTCATCGGTAATCCCCATAAGTATTAACGAAGCGTAAATTCACCACCCAAACGTATACATATACTTCACCACCACTGTCCGCGCACTCGAGAACGGCAAATGTGGCACCTCCCGCTTCCGGTTCCCGTTCAGCTGGTCATTATAAACGACATACAGGTCTTTCCCCTCTTTGGGATTGTATCGCAACCGGATATTGCCGGTGTATATCTTTTCCAGGCTGTTGTACTGCAGGAAGGCAGCGATGGAGAATTTGGTGTCCATTATGTACAGAATCTTCAATCGGGCAAGGTGGGTAGTAAGTTGTTGATCCCGTTTCGGAAAGCGGGCGTGGTTGTACCCGTAGTACCCTTCCAGCTCGAAGTGAGAGGACACTTTTACCCGTGGCCCCATGCCGATGGAGAAGATGTTGCCATCATGAAATTGGCCGATAATGTATTCTGCCATGCCTCCGACTAACTGAGCAAATGGAGAATAGAAAAATCCGGCAGCCTGTAAAAAATTATATTCCTTATGGACAGGGATCGCCACATCATCCGAAAGCTCAAAAGTGTCAGATACGTATTCGTTGTCAAAGAGTAGGGTGGACTGCCCGCCCCAGCCTTTTTTAGTCTCAAACTGAATGCTTCCCGAAGCGATAGCTGACTCTGTTCTGTTTATTCCATGATTTTCTACCCACAGGTCCTGTGCAAAAGCCTGTGCGCGAAGAAGTTAACAGCCAGCCATAGTACGTTCTCAATATGGTTTCACACCAGGGGCTACAACAGAATTTTCACGCGACGGCGCAACGGCGCAAAGAATTTGATATCGAAAACCTCGTCTTTAACTGTAGATCGTTGCGTCGTTGCGTGAGGAGTATTGAGAAGTTACCCAGCCATAAGCCAGCCGGGGTTCCAGGCTGCTGTAGTTTTCCCTCAGCTCGAACCCCATACCGGGGGTATAATCCCTTCCCGCTTTCGAAAGGCTCACATTGTAACTGAACCCATCATTGCGCCGCCGTTCCCAATTCAGGTAGATCCGGGCTGGGTCGAGGGAAAATAAAGCGTTGGGTTTTCCGTTCTCGAAGCTCTGCGCCAAGCGGGCAGTGAAGTATTCATCGCCGAAGGCGCGGCTGATGCCGTCGAAACTGAAATCAAAGATGTCGGTCCGCTCCTGGAAAAAAAGCCGTTTTTCCAGGAAAAACACGCCGAAGCGGGTGAGATTCACCTGCTGGTCGTTTGCCTCGACTTATGCAAAGTCCGTATTGACGGTAAGATCCATGGTCAGGTTGCTGGTGAATGCCGTACTTGAGGTCCAGGCTGGCCTCGACGGTGGACTCCTGGCTGCGTTCATAGCGGGTTTCCCCTTCATTGAGGTCAAAATGCTGCTGTAGCCTGGCCAGGATAGGATGTAGGGAGCGATATACAGGGGCTTGCTGCTGCGCACGCCTTCGAAGCGGGACTCCTGAGCCTGTGAAGGCTTCCAGCCGCTCATCGACCGAGACACGAGCGTAGCGACTGATGGAATGAAATGGAATAAATTGACGCCAGAGGGGTGTTGTCGGGCTCCGATTTTCTATCAGGGTCAGACTTAAGCCTCAGATTATACGTAATCTAAATGTGTCCGACTACTTATAATACCATCTGCCGGAATCTGTCAAATTCTTACGAGACTTTCCGGGTTTTGAACTATACGGACATACCGCGGGTTTTGTCACTTACAACACCCACCGGGCCAGTATGAACTGCACCCTTTTAAAAAGAACTTCCGGATGTGGAACGAAGTCAGGCAAACCTTAAAACTCGGCTGGCCGATCATTCTGGGCAACCTCTCCCAGATGGCGCTCGGCATCATCGACAGCGCCATGGTGGGGGCCATCCACAGCAGCCAGTTGGCCGCCGCTTCTTTCGTCAACAACATCATCACCATTCCGCTCATCCTGGGCATCGGGCTGACGATGGCCATTTCGCCCCTGGTAGCCAATGCCCTGGGAGAAGGGGATGAAGACAAGCCACTTCGCATCCTCTACAACGGAATGTGGATCGTGGGCCTGGCGTCCTTTGCCATGGCGCTTGGGCTGCATTTGGGAGTGAACATGGTCTACCAGATGGGGCAGGACCGCATCGTCGCCGACCTGTCCGGCCCCTACCTGAAATGGATGGCCTGGGGCATGATCCCCATGTCGTTGTTCATGGCGATGAAGCAGTTTGCCGACGGGTTGGGAAAGACCCGCCTGCCCATGTACCTGGCCGTTCTATCCATCCCCATCAACGTGCTGGTCAATTACGCTTTTATCTTTGGAAAGTGGGGCGCTCCCCGGATGGAGTTGGAGGGAGCAGGAGTTGGCACCCTGGTATCGAGAGTAATGATTATGATTGGTATCGCTGTTCTCATTTTCCGGGGGAAAGATTTTTTGCCTTACCGCCTGCATTTGAAGGAGCAGTTGCAAATCCGGTCAGGCCGGATGCGCGACGTCATCCGCATCGGCGTTCCCTCCGGCCTCCAGTATGGCATGGAGTCGGCTTCCTTCGCCCTCTCGGGCATCATGGCGGGTTGGCTGGGATACATCCAGCAGGCAGCCCATCAGATTGCGCTGGGCTATGCCTCCATAACCTTCATGGTGTCGCTGGGCATCAGCGCGGCGGGCAGCATCCGGGTAGCCTTTGCCCATGGGCGGCGGGACTGGAAGCAGGCCCGGCACATCGGCACGACGACCCTCGCCATGGCCGGCGCCTATGGCCTGGCTTGCGCGCTGGCCTTTATAGCCGGCCGCCATCAATTGCCGCTGTTGTTCAATGATGAAGCGCCCGTCCTGGAATTTGCGGCTACGTTGATGCTGTTTGCAGCGGTTTTCCAGATTTCCGATTCGGTGCAGGCCGTTGGCGTAGGGTTGCTGCGCGGCATCCAGGATGTGCGCATCCCCACCTTGTTTGTGGCCCTGGCTTACTGGGGAATCGGCATTCCGGCTGGTTATGTGCTGGCATTTGAGGCAGGCTGGAATATTGCCGGCATCTGGACGGGCTTTGTATGCGGGCTGAGCGCCAGCGCCGCCTTGCTGAGCTTCCGTTTCCTCAGGCTTACCCGGAAGCATTGAATTATTCATTCCCTCCCTCCCCCTACTCCGGGGCTGATTGGTTCTAGGAGTTAAACCGCAAAATATCAAACTGGAAACTTGAAATTTTAAAGTGGCATGCCGTTGGCAGCACGGTGGAGCCAATTTTAAATTTTAAATTTCGCGGTTTTGCATTTTACAGTTAAAAAATTGGGGGCGATATCTCGATTTATTAGAACCAATCACCTCTCCCCCTACCCCGCCCGGTCGATCGCCCGCAGGCTGTCCATCTTCAAAATGTGGACATGGTGCTTATCGATGTTGATGACGCCGTCTTTTTTGAGGTTCATCAAGGCACGGGTCACGCTTTCGCGGGAAATGCCGATCAGCTCGGCAATTTCATTGCGGGAAACGGGCAGCTCAAAGCAATCGTTTTGATAGACCTTGTCGGCGAAATAGAGTATCACGCCGGCGATCCGCCCCGAAGTCTGCTTATGGCTTTGGAGGGCAAAGCGCTTGTAATCGAGCAGCTCGTTGCGGGAGATATCGGCAATGATCTCGTAGGCAAAACCGCCGTTGGTGTGGATCAGCTTTTTGAAGGTTTCGATGTTGATGAAACAGGCGGTGGTGGGCGCCAGCGCAGTGGCGGAATAATTGTTGACCCGGTCGCCAAATATGGTGGAAAGGCCCAGGTAGGAAGGAGCAGTCACCAGTTTCAGAATGTACTCTTTATTGCCGGAGGCTTTCATGTGTATTTTGACCAGGCCGGACTGCATATAAGTGATATGGCTGTTGAGTATGCCTTCTTTGATGAGAGATTCCCCCTTTTCAAATCCAGCTTCGGAAACATTCTGGGCCATTAACTCCAGTTCCCTGTCATCCAGAGCACTAGCAGCGCAGGATTTTACCGGGCAGTTTTTACATTTCAATCCGTTGATTTGCATGGCGGCTCCTATCGTATTTGGTTGTGACTAAGGCATTGCATGGCTGTTTTCTGGAATCGATGGCCCAAAGAGTGCTAATGCATGATTGAGCGCTCAGCCTCTTTCGTTAAAGCCGAACTCTCTTCTATCGCAATTGAGCAGAAAAAACACCACTTGTCAATGAGCAGTGTCACCGTTTGGAGTGACATTTCGCATACGTAGATTGGCTTTTACTGGACTTTGGAGGGGGCAGCGTTGAAATCGGAAGCACTTAGTGGCCCCAAGCCGGCTATCCGTCTAAGACTGGACAGTGATGGCCGGGGTTGTGTACGGTGTACGGACACGGCGGGAACCTTTGAGTGTACGGTGTACGAGGCTGTCCGGTCTTAAAAGGGTAGCGCCCCAAGCCCTTAACTGTTCATTTCAAATACCTTTCCCTCAGAATTCGGAGGTGGTGCAACTCATGGCCGGCGGTAATGTAGGCAAGAGACCGCGTGGTGAAAGGCCTGCCGCTGGCGGTTCCCTGCCGGTTCCACATCTCCGGCGAGCAATGGCGAAACAGATGAAGGCTCGCTTCCCGCACAGCGGCATATTCTTCCATTATCGAGGCGGAGGATCGTGTAGCCGCCCCCGAAAAAGGCACATAATCATCCTGTTCAAAACCTTCGATCGGGGTCTGGTCGTTGCGAGCAATGCGCAGCGCGCGGTAGGCAAAGATGCGTTCGGTATCGATCACGTGGAGCAGCAGTTCCTTTGCGGTCCATTTGCCAGGGGCATAACGGTGATCCCAGATGGGCGAGGGCAAACTCCGGAGCAATTCCAGGGTTTGCGTTTTATTGTCCATTAGCGTATTCAGAATGTCGCTGCCTCCTACCTGATTGATGTACGAATGGTAATAGGGGGCGCATTCTTCGGGAGCCGGGCGTTGGTTGGGCATGGGTTTGTATTTTGTGAATTAAACTCAGGTTTCCGGATGGAAAAATATAAAAATAAGATTTCGGATTCAAAAAACAGTGCCCGGCCACTGACAATCGTCAACCCAATTGGAATCAAAAAACCTGATCTTTGATCATTAATGGCTTGCCCGAATGGGTTCTGAGGGAAGTATTCACGCACTGATACACTGGTACACTGATACACTGATACACTGGTACACTGGTACACGGGTACACGGGTACACGGGTACACGGGTACACGGGTACACTGACCACTGACACACCTCCCTCACCCTTCGCTGCCGCCCTAACCAAACGACGATCGCCATGTCCAGAAACCTAACTGCCCTGTCCGCCCGCAAGGGCCTATCCCATAACCTCTTTGAACGCCTGGGAGAACTGTCCGAAAAAGAAGGTGCCCCTTCCGGGGAACAACTCCGCCAACTGGCCGAAGAATTCCTGATGGGGCCCGCCAATCTTTACGGCACGGCCTCTTTCTACGATTTTACCCGCCCGGAAAACAAAGGCAAACAGGTATATGCCTGCAATGGCACCGCCTGCCAAATGGCGGGTACCCAGGAAGGCCTGAAAACTGAGTTGAAAAAGCACTTCAAAGAAGAAGAGATCGGCGAGATGTCCTGCCTGGGCCGCTGCCACGAAAATGCCGCCTTTCAGTACCGGGGCCGCAATTACTCCGGAAAGGCCATCGGCGGCTTGGAAACCATAAAAAGGCAAGAGGATCAAAACAGCGAAGGCCCCTATGCGGTGCAGGCCCTGGGCCAACCTCTGCTTACGGCGGCTATGCCCAACATGGAGGCCTGCCGTCACGCGATTGGCCGCATGCTGGAGCGCACGCCGGAGAACATTCTGGCAGCAGTTGACCTCTCCCGCTTGCGAGGGCGCGGCGGCGCCGGCTTCCGGGTGGCTGTAAAAATGCAAACCTGCCGGGAGGCTGTCTCAGATCAAAAATTCGTCGTCTGCAATGCCGATGAGGGCGACCCCGGTTCCTATTCCGACCGGTATCTTTTGGAAGAGCGGCCCATGTCTGTACTGCTGGGCATGCTCATCGCCGGTTACGCCATTGGGGCAAAGACAGGGGTGCTGTACATTCGCGCTGAATATCCGGAATCCATTTCCGCCGTTGAGCAAGCCATCGGCGGCCTTTATGCTGCCGGCCTGGCGGGGGAAAATATCATGGATTCCGGCTTCTCCTTTCATTTCAAGATCATCAAAGCCCGGGGTGCCTACATCTGTGGGGAAGAGACGGCCTTGCTGGCTTCCATCGAAGGGCAGCGCCCGGAAGTGCGGGTGCGGCCGCCCTTCCCGGCTCAGGAGGGGCTGTTCGGCAAGCCTACCCTGGTCAACAATGTAGAAACCCTGGCCAACTTGTTTTTTATTCTCGAAAAAGGAGGAGAGGCCTTCGCCGCCATCGGCACGGAGTCGTCAACGGGCACCAAGCTGTTGTCCCTCGACAGCGCTTTCCGCAACCCCGGAGTGTATGAAGTACCCATGGGCACTCCCCTGGAAGCGGTTGTCCATGAGCTGGCGGGCGGTTTCCGAAAACCGGTAAAGGCCCTGCACATCGGCGGGCCGCTGGGCGGGCTGGCCCCGGCATCCAAAATACCGGAGCTTACGGTGGATTTCGAATCCTTTGCCAGGCAGGGCTTTCTGCTGGGGCATGCCTCCATCATCGGCATTCCGGCTTCCTATCCCCTGATCGCTTACCTGGAGCACCTCTTTGCCTTTACCGCCCATGAGAGCTGCGGCAAGTGCTTCCCCTGCCGGCTGGGTTCCAAACGGGGAGAGGAAATGCTCCACAAAGCACAAGAAGAAGGCTACCGGATAGACCAACGCTTGTTCGGAGATTTGCTGGAAACCCTGGAAAAAGGCTCGCTCTGCGGCCTGGGCGGCGGCATGCCGCTGCCTGTGCGCAATGCGCTCCAATACTTTGAGGAAGAGCTGAAGCCCTATTTTGCTGAACAAAAAACTGCCGTCCAATGAAAAAATCAGCTTTCATCAACGATACCGCTTATGAAATCAGGGATGGCGAAACCATGCTTTCCTTCATCCGCCGCCATCTGGGGGACAATTACGTGCCCACCCTCTGCGATGCTCCTAACCTGGAGCCTTTCGGCTCCTGCCGCCTGTGTAGCGTGGAAGTGGCCAAAGCGGGCAACGGGATGATGAAAACGGTGGCGGCCTGCCATACGCCGGTAGCCGAAGGGCAGCGCATCTATCCCGATACGGAGTCGATACAGCGGCTGCGCCGCAACATCCTGGAGCTCGTCCTGACCGACCACCCGCTGGACTGCCTGGCCTGCGAGGCCAACGGACAGTGCGAACTCCAGTCTGTAGCTGCCCGGGTGGGCATCCGCGAAGTGCGCTATCCCAAAGGCGCCAACCATCTGGGCCGCGTCCGGGACGAAAGCCACGCCTACCTGGTTTCCGATCTGGCCAAGTGCATCAACTGCTACAAGTGCGTCCGCGCCTGCGATGAGGTGCAGGGAGAGTTCGTGCTCAGCATGGCCGGCCGCGGCTTCGACAGCCACATCATCAAAGGGATGGATACCAGCTTTGCCGATTCCTATTGCGTGTCCTGCGGCGCCTGCGTGCAAGCCTGCCCCACGGCGGCGATCACCGATATTTTTCAGCCGGCCGCTCAGCAGGCTACCAATACGGTGCGCACAGTATGCACCTACTGCGGCGTGGGCTGCAATCTGGACGTCGCCAAACGCAACGGCACGGTCCTCAGCATTTCCGCCCCTTACGATGCGGAAGCAAACCAGGGCCATACCTGCGTGAAAGGGCGCTATGCGTTCCGCTTTTACAACCACCCCCAACGCCTGCGCTCCCCGCTGATCAAGCGCAATGGGAAACACGAGGAGGCGAGCTGGGAGGAAGCCTACGACTACATCGCCCAACGGCTGACGGCGATCAGGAACGCCTGCGGCCCGGACGCCATCGCCG
This genomic window contains:
- a CDS encoding Crp/Fnr family transcriptional regulator produces the protein MKCKNCPVKSCAASALDDRELELMAQNVSEAGFEKGESLIKEGILNSHITYMQSGLVKIHMKASGNKEYILKLVTAPSYLGLSTIFGDRVNNYSATALAPTTACFINIETFKKLIHTNGGFAYEIIADISRNELLDYKRFALQSHKQTSGRIAGVILYFADKVYQNDCFELPVSRNEIAELIGISRESVTRALMNLKKDGVINIDKHHVHILKMDSLRAIDRAG
- a CDS encoding DinB family protein encodes the protein MPNQRPAPEECAPYYHSYINQVGGSDILNTLMDNKTQTLELLRSLPSPIWDHRYAPGKWTAKELLLHVIDTERIFAYRALRIARNDQTPIEGFEQDDYVPFSGAATRSSASIMEEYAAVREASLHLFRHCSPEMWNRQGTASGRPFTTRSLAYITAGHELHHLRILRERYLK
- a CDS encoding NAD(P)H-dependent oxidoreductase subunit E; its protein translation is MSRNLTALSARKGLSHNLFERLGELSEKEGAPSGEQLRQLAEEFLMGPANLYGTASFYDFTRPENKGKQVYACNGTACQMAGTQEGLKTELKKHFKEEEIGEMSCLGRCHENAAFQYRGRNYSGKAIGGLETIKRQEDQNSEGPYAVQALGQPLLTAAMPNMEACRHAIGRMLERTPENILAAVDLSRLRGRGGAGFRVAVKMQTCREAVSDQKFVVCNADEGDPGSYSDRYLLEERPMSVLLGMLIAGYAIGAKTGVLYIRAEYPESISAVEQAIGGLYAAGLAGENIMDSGFSFHFKIIKARGAYICGEETALLASIEGQRPEVRVRPPFPAQEGLFGKPTLVNNVETLANLFFILEKGGEAFAAIGTESSTGTKLLSLDSAFRNPGVYEVPMGTPLEAVVHELAGGFRKPVKALHIGGPLGGLAPASKIPELTVDFESFARQGFLLGHASIIGIPASYPLIAYLEHLFAFTAHESCGKCFPCRLGSKRGEEMLHKAQEEGYRIDQRLFGDLLETLEKGSLCGLGGGMPLPVRNALQYFEEELKPYFAEQKTAVQ